In a genomic window of Pieris brassicae chromosome 7, ilPieBrab1.1, whole genome shotgun sequence:
- the LOC123712423 gene encoding uncharacterized protein LOC123712423, with amino-acid sequence MPACAPEYRFVRSNTDLLFSPRPKRCPHQSPYTLRRSFSSSFSLIPEEQAVPPEHPSPLLKLIRILTWLPRQFLRPLFAILNVIAHPAWKQILLVLPTLWIAASLFIFWKCIQCPLGLLKMVGSALSSSPNKQKTVLISGGSSIQALHLARNFHSAGAKVIAFEIESQFPLLKYSAAVSKFYTVPRPNSGDPLAYTRSLKEIVQKESIVFYVPVSSSTPAYFDALAKPHLEVIGCQCFVPCARDVVALDDPLELIRVCRVAGLPTPQFWVVASEDDVRSWYETRAIKGKKYYIVSAGARGAKDRMRFVLPESATHFRFHREISAEKPWVIIREPKGEKLMTCTTLKESRAVNNVTCRLEPDRKGLIPQKDEDTDAWVQKFVSCLTAARPMTGHISFRLVKDENPENGKKKIVAIGARVGVSLPYLCQGSKGCAHGATVGKLLNTVLDTREALFAYWDPLPYCAYFQSRSTDDRRPPTPEPCKTPPHAPN; translated from the coding sequence ATGCCGGCCTGTGCGCCAGAGTACCGCTTTGTGCGTTCTAATACTGATCTTCTCTTTTCGCCAAGACCTAAGCGATGTCCCCACCAATCACCTTACACTCTACGGCGATCCTTCTCTTCTTCATTCTCTCTTATACCTGAGGAACAAGCTGTGCCGCCGGAACACCCATCGCCATTATTGAAACTCATACGGATCCTGACATGGTTACCACGTCAATTTCTTCGACCGTTGTTTGCGATACTTAACGTTATCGCACATCCAGCTTGGAAGCAAATACTCTTGGTGCTGCCGACTCTGTGGATTGCCGCTTCGTTGTTCATATTTTGGAAGTGTATTCAGTGCCCACTTGGACTATTGAAAATGGTCGGGAGTGCCTTATCAAGCAGCCCCAACAAGCAAAAAACAGTATTAATTAGTGGTGGAAGTTCTATTCAAGCATTGCATCTCGCTCGGAACTTTCACTCCGCCGGTGCCAAAGTGATCGCCTTTGAAATTGAGAGCCAGTTCCCGTTGCTAAAATATTCGGCTGCTGTTAGTAAGTTTTATACGGTACCTCGACCAAATTCTGGTGATCCCTTGGCATACACCCGATCCTTGAAGGAAATTGTTCAGAAAGAGTCCATTGTATTTTATGTACCTGTCAGCTCTTCGACGCCTGCTTACTTCGATGCTTTAGCGAAACCTCATCTTGAAGTGATTGGGTGTCAGTGTTTTGTACCGTGTGCTCGTGACGTTGTCGCTTTGGATGATCCACTAGAACTCATCCGCGTATGTCGCGTAGCAGGTTTACCAACACCGCAATTTTGGGTTGTTGCCAGCGAGGATGATGTTAGGTCTTGGTATGAGACTCGTGCCATAAAgggcaaaaaatattatattgtaagtgCAGGTGCAAGAGGGGCAAAAGATCGTATGAGATTTGTATTACCAGAAAGTGCAACGCATTTTAGATTCCATCGTGAAATCAGTGCAGAAAAGCCCTGGGTCATCATAAGAGAACCAAAGGGAGAAAAGCTAATGACGTGTACTACATTGAAAGAATCGAGGGCAGTTAATAATGTTACTTGCCGATTAGAGCCTGATAGAAAGGGCCTAATACCACAAAAGGATGAAGATACAGATGCATGGGTACAGAAATTCGTTTCGTGTCTTACCGCCGCGCGCCCAATGACTGGTCACATATCCTTCAGGTTGGTGAAAGATGAAAATCCTGAAAACGGTAAAAAGAAAATAGTGGCAATCGGTGCACGCGTTGGTGTGTCTTTACCTTATTTGTGCCAAGGATCCAAAGGATGCGCTCATGGTGCAACCGTAGGAAAGCTTTTGAATACTGTGCTCGACACCCGCGAAGCTCTTTTTGCGTATTGGGATCCCCTCCCATACTGCGCGTACTTCCAGTCCCGTTCAACGGACGACCGCCGCCCGCCTACGCCGGAGCCCTGCAAGACTCCGCCACATGCACCCAATTGA